TCAGTGACGGGCCGGTGATATCCGTATGCCGCGCGGGCCGCGGCACCGGATTCACACCTGCATGCGCATGACCTCCTGATAGGCCTCAACAATCTTGTTTCGGATCTGCACCATGGTCTGGAAGGAAAGACTCGCCTTTTCCATGGCAATCAATGCTTCATGCATGCTCCCCTTGTTCGCCTGCAGTTTGGCAACGGCGTCGTCCGCCTGGAGATGGAGAT
This genomic stretch from Deltaproteobacteria bacterium harbors:
- the fliE gene encoding flagellar hook-basal body complex protein FliE yields the protein MSDMIIRNQPIQAGDGAVPTGSVAPATGGGFKSVLKTAIQDVNHLHLQADDAVAKLQANKGSMHEALIAMEKASLSFQTMVQIRNKIVEAYQEVMRMQV